One window of the Candidatus Eremiobacteraceae bacterium genome contains the following:
- a CDS encoding MFS transporter, which translates to MFAFVVAAKVVRSFGYGLLSVAFALYLASAGFGPLAIGATLSLALLAGAVYLTVSAQLVRKSGARSTLVIAAFAMSAAGALLSIHDRPIAILIACLSGTLNAGGQEVGPFAAIEQHAIASSSSTPGAHAFANYNLAGAFALAFGALAAGAISTPWIPWAYASCGVILALLYTTMPAIPTPASAPQETRARAGFRFGTSERLAALFGVDALAGGFVVQSFLAYWLHVRYGADQQILAIVLFAANTLSALSYPVAAWLSTKIGLLRTMVFTHLPSNILLCMVPLMPTFESATAVLLARFALSQMDVPTRQAFAMDAVPPSERVHAAALTNAVRPAAAAVAPVFSGLSLATAAIGAPFFIAGGLKIVYDIAIFNAFKRLKTTQT; encoded by the coding sequence ATGTTCGCCTTCGTCGTCGCGGCGAAGGTCGTCCGCTCGTTCGGCTACGGTCTGCTCTCGGTCGCCTTCGCGCTCTATCTCGCAAGCGCGGGTTTTGGACCGCTCGCGATCGGAGCGACGTTGAGCCTTGCGCTCCTCGCCGGCGCCGTGTACCTGACGGTGTCCGCCCAGCTCGTCCGAAAATCCGGCGCTCGGTCGACGCTGGTCATCGCGGCCTTCGCCATGTCCGCTGCAGGAGCGCTCCTATCGATCCACGACCGTCCGATCGCTATCCTCATCGCATGCCTTTCCGGCACGCTGAACGCGGGCGGCCAAGAGGTCGGCCCGTTCGCGGCGATCGAACAACACGCGATCGCTTCGTCGTCGTCGACTCCTGGCGCCCACGCATTCGCGAACTACAACCTTGCCGGCGCCTTCGCGCTCGCCTTCGGCGCGCTCGCGGCAGGCGCGATCTCGACCCCGTGGATCCCATGGGCGTACGCATCGTGCGGCGTCATCCTCGCCTTGCTCTACACCACGATGCCGGCGATACCGACGCCGGCGTCGGCGCCGCAAGAAACGCGCGCGCGCGCCGGCTTCCGGTTCGGCACCTCCGAGCGGCTCGCAGCGCTCTTCGGGGTTGATGCGCTCGCCGGAGGATTCGTCGTCCAGAGCTTTCTCGCGTACTGGCTGCACGTGCGGTACGGCGCGGATCAGCAGATACTCGCGATCGTGCTCTTCGCGGCGAACACGCTCTCGGCGCTTTCGTATCCCGTCGCGGCGTGGCTCTCCACGAAGATCGGCCTGCTGAGGACGATGGTCTTCACGCACTTGCCGTCGAACATATTGTTGTGCATGGTGCCGCTCATGCCGACCTTCGAGTCGGCGACGGCCGTGCTGTTGGCGCGCTTCGCGCTCTCGCAGATGGACGTGCCGACGCGCCAAGCATTCGCGATGGACGCGGTACCTCCGTCGGAGCGCGTGCACGCAGCCGCGCTGACGAATGCGGTGCGGCCGGCGGCGGCTGCAGTAGCGCCCGTCTTCTCAGGCCTCTCGCTCGCGACGGCGGCCATCGGCGCGCCGTTCTTCATCGCGGGTGGCCTTAAAATCGTATACGACATCGCTATCTTCAACGCGTTCAAGCGCCTTAAAACAACGCAAACCTAG
- a CDS encoding chromate resistance protein ChrB domain-containing protein, with product MKYVTKKNANVDRIACPWLIKRFVDPDAEFLYVEREDVMRVAQAEGATPYDVPGVELGHVAGRCSFESILVWSKVEDPALELVGRIVHGADVPEDIGIEPEAAGLRAIAHGFATLHGDDDHRKLALETPMYDALYAWCQTRVKERVVR from the coding sequence GTGAAATATGTCACGAAGAAGAACGCAAACGTCGATCGGATAGCCTGCCCATGGCTTATCAAACGCTTCGTCGATCCGGACGCCGAGTTCTTGTACGTCGAGCGCGAGGACGTCATGCGCGTCGCGCAAGCGGAAGGAGCGACGCCGTACGACGTGCCGGGCGTAGAGCTCGGCCACGTCGCCGGGCGATGCAGCTTCGAATCCATCCTCGTTTGGAGCAAGGTCGAAGACCCAGCGCTCGAGCTCGTCGGGCGGATCGTCCATGGCGCTGACGTGCCCGAAGACATCGGCATCGAACCCGAGGCTGCTGGTTTGCGCGCCATCGCTCACGGATTCGCGACGCTCCATGGCGATGACGATCACCGGAAGCTGGCGCTCGAGACACCGATGTACGACGCGCTCTACGCATGGTGCCAGACACGCGTGAAGGAGCGGGTGGTCCGATAG
- the chrA gene encoding chromate efflux transporter, with translation MTGTTHDARPRPSVVDIALYYLRLGALGFGGPVALANHMRADLVDDRRWLSPQEYDEGLAIATACPGPLAYQLGIYCGYVLRGLGGALTAALAFAAAPFIIVVVAGWFYVRYENAWEVRGLFYGVGPVVVALIVKACWNLAQKTIRTDVLAWVMAAVACAITLVVQRELTVIFVAAGIIGIFLFARPDGPSVGGGSRAPKPIVSRSVFPLFGALALGTSGVLPLQLFWFFFRTGLLVFGSGLVIVPFLKAYVVDQYHWLGERQFLDSVAIGMMTPGPVVITATFVGYLMSGLAGAFAATVGIFSPSFLFTVIGTPLLRRYRSNSRLQGFVRGVTVAVVGVLVGTSYLVGRTAIGDVLTVALGCGALASTFFLKRVHDAVLVACGAAIGLIAYPILQPQWLLH, from the coding sequence ATGACGGGAACAACACATGACGCGAGGCCTCGGCCGAGCGTCGTCGACATAGCGCTCTACTATCTTCGGCTTGGCGCGCTCGGATTCGGCGGCCCGGTCGCGCTCGCGAATCACATGCGCGCCGACCTCGTCGACGATCGTCGCTGGCTCTCGCCTCAAGAGTACGATGAAGGGCTGGCGATCGCGACCGCCTGCCCCGGCCCGCTCGCATATCAGCTCGGCATCTACTGCGGCTACGTGCTGCGCGGCCTCGGCGGCGCGCTAACGGCCGCGCTGGCCTTCGCGGCGGCGCCTTTCATCATCGTCGTCGTCGCGGGCTGGTTCTACGTCCGCTACGAGAACGCGTGGGAAGTGCGCGGTCTCTTCTATGGCGTCGGCCCGGTCGTCGTCGCGCTCATCGTCAAAGCGTGCTGGAACTTGGCTCAGAAGACCATCAGGACGGATGTGCTCGCGTGGGTCATGGCGGCGGTCGCATGCGCGATAACGCTCGTCGTGCAACGCGAGCTGACCGTGATCTTCGTCGCCGCCGGCATCATCGGCATATTTCTTTTCGCGCGCCCGGATGGTCCGTCGGTCGGCGGCGGCTCGCGCGCGCCAAAGCCGATCGTGTCGCGTTCGGTCTTCCCGCTGTTCGGCGCGCTCGCGCTCGGAACGAGCGGGGTGTTGCCGCTCCAGCTGTTCTGGTTTTTCTTCCGGACAGGGTTGCTCGTGTTCGGCAGCGGGCTCGTCATCGTGCCCTTCCTCAAAGCGTACGTCGTCGACCAATATCACTGGCTCGGCGAGCGCCAGTTCCTCGATTCCGTCGCCATCGGGATGATGACGCCGGGACCGGTCGTCATCACCGCGACGTTCGTCGGCTACCTCATGAGCGGCCTCGCGGGTGCGTTCGCAGCGACGGTGGGGATCTTCTCACCGTCGTTCTTGTTCACCGTCATCGGAACGCCGCTGCTGCGACGCTACCGATCGAACTCGCGACTGCAAGGTTTCGTCCGCGGGGTCACCGTCGCGGTGGTCGGGGTGCTCGTCGGTACGTCGTACCTCGTGGGCCGGACGGCGATCGGAGACGTGCTGACTGTCGCCCTTGGTTGCGGCGCCCTCGCCTCGACCTTCTTCCTCAAACGCGTACACGACGCGGTGCTCGTCGCGTGCGGCGCGGCGATCGGGCTCATCGCCTATCCGATCCTGCAGCCGCAGTGGCTGCTTCATTAG
- a CDS encoding chromate resistance protein ChrB domain-containing protein translates to MAAKNRWLLLIHQIPRTPSYLRVKVWRRLQRLGALQIKNSVYAMAAGEQALEDLVWVVREIEQGGGEASICEASFVHGLSDEQVEAAFRAARDADYRAIAADARRIGADLGRKDAAMPGLADEIERLKRRLAETTAIDFFKAASRSEALTSVGRLERGDKENKRRSVPAARDLKGKTWVTRRDVYVDRMASAWLIRRFIDPSARFKFVPSKKYEPRRGEIRFDMFGGEFTHEGDRCTFEVLSERAGLDDPALAPIGEIVHDIDLKDSKFERPETAGIERVLQGIALALDNDKGRLERSAPIFDGLYQLLGKKRKR, encoded by the coding sequence TTGGCCGCTAAGAACCGCTGGCTTCTGCTGATCCACCAGATCCCACGGACGCCGAGCTACCTGCGCGTGAAGGTCTGGCGGCGGCTGCAGCGCCTCGGCGCGCTGCAGATAAAGAACTCCGTCTACGCGATGGCGGCCGGCGAACAGGCGCTTGAGGATCTCGTGTGGGTCGTCCGCGAGATCGAACAGGGCGGCGGCGAGGCGTCGATCTGCGAGGCATCATTCGTGCACGGCTTGAGCGACGAACAAGTCGAAGCGGCGTTCCGCGCGGCACGCGACGCAGATTATCGGGCGATCGCGGCAGATGCGCGTCGGATCGGAGCGGACCTCGGCCGTAAAGATGCCGCCATGCCTGGGCTCGCCGACGAGATCGAACGCCTCAAACGCCGACTCGCAGAGACGACCGCGATCGACTTCTTCAAGGCCGCCTCTCGTTCGGAGGCACTGACGTCGGTCGGGCGGCTCGAGCGGGGCGACAAAGAGAACAAGCGCCGCAGCGTGCCGGCCGCACGCGATCTGAAGGGCAAGACGTGGGTCACGCGTCGAGACGTCTACGTCGACCGGATGGCGAGCGCGTGGCTCATCCGTCGCTTCATCGATCCTTCGGCGAGATTCAAGTTCGTGCCGAGCAAGAAATACGAGCCTCGGCGCGGCGAGATCCGCTTCGATATGTTCGGCGGCGAGTTCACCCACGAAGGCGACCGCTGCACGTTCGAGGTGCTTTCCGAACGAGCCGGGTTGGACGATCCCGCCCTCGCGCCTATCGGAGAGATCGTCCACGATATCGACTTGAAAGATTCGAAATTCGAGCGGCCGGAGACGGCCGGGATAGAGCGGGTGCTACAAGGCATCGCCCTTGCGCTCGACAATGACAAGGGTCGGCTCGAGCGCAGCGCACCGATCTTCGACGGCTTATACCAGCTCCTGGGCAAGAAGCGCAAGCGATGA
- a CDS encoding YncE family protein gives MRYPVRRRTRRLLVVLAAMLAVCGASSTTLAASGEPRLPLRALADIAVEPAGRGFAGQTPRMDYESIDPRRHVLFVAYLGADEVVAVDIAKNAVVGHITGLRAVHGVLAIPSLHRVYASATGTDEVATIDEGHLKVVAREPGGEYPDGIAYDARDNEIFVSDESGGAVTVIDTTAGTRRRTIDVGGEAGNTQFDPRSRRVFTDVQARNDIAEIDPVSERVVGRHLLAGCEHDHGLALDSERRLAFVACDENARLLVMDLDDWKELATFEIGDEPDVLALDPGLGRLYVASESGVVSVFQEHGKVVKPLASAFLADEAHTVAVDPTTHRVYFALENVDGKAVIRVMTP, from the coding sequence ATGCGCTATCCTGTGCGCCGTCGAACCCGGCGGCTGCTTGTCGTCCTCGCCGCGATGCTCGCCGTCTGCGGGGCTTCGTCGACGACTCTGGCGGCATCCGGCGAACCGCGCTTGCCGCTGCGCGCGCTCGCCGACATCGCCGTCGAGCCTGCAGGTCGCGGATTTGCCGGCCAAACGCCGAGGATGGACTACGAGAGCATCGATCCCCGCAGGCACGTGTTATTCGTCGCATATCTCGGCGCGGACGAAGTCGTGGCGGTCGACATCGCCAAGAACGCCGTGGTAGGGCACATCACCGGTCTGCGCGCCGTTCATGGCGTGCTTGCCATACCATCGCTGCATCGCGTCTACGCGTCGGCTACGGGGACAGACGAGGTCGCGACGATCGATGAAGGGCACCTCAAAGTGGTCGCACGCGAGCCGGGCGGCGAATATCCCGACGGGATCGCGTACGACGCGCGGGATAACGAGATATTCGTGTCCGACGAATCCGGAGGCGCGGTCACGGTCATCGATACGACCGCGGGGACGCGTCGCCGCACGATCGACGTCGGCGGCGAGGCCGGCAACACGCAGTTCGACCCGAGGTCACGCAGGGTCTTCACCGATGTCCAAGCGCGGAACGACATCGCGGAGATCGATCCTGTTTCCGAGCGCGTCGTCGGCCGCCATCTACTCGCCGGTTGCGAGCACGACCACGGTCTTGCGCTCGATTCCGAGCGCCGGCTTGCTTTCGTCGCGTGCGACGAAAACGCGCGACTGCTCGTGATGGATCTCGATGACTGGAAGGAGCTCGCGACGTTCGAAATCGGTGACGAGCCCGACGTCCTAGCGTTGGACCCAGGTCTAGGGCGTCTCTACGTCGCCTCGGAGAGCGGAGTCGTGTCGGTCTTCCAAGAGCACGGAAAGGTCGTAAAGCCGCTCGCTTCTGCATTCCTCGCGGACGAGGCTCACACCGTCGCCGTCGACCCGACCACGCATCGAGTATATTTCGCTCTCGAGAACGTCGACGGAAAAGCGGTCATCCGCGTCATGACGCCCTAG
- a CDS encoding dienelactone hydrolase family protein, translated as MEIPDLSGHESNIDVDGGSGRVAAMLTIPNSPRGLIVFAHGSGSGRHSARNQAVARELNDAGFATLLADLLTPSEDELDRRTFALRFDIELLASRILDIVRWASTEQATARLRIGYFGASTGAAAVLRAAAKKPDRIFAVVSRGGRPDLAGAAIASVQAPTLFIVGGADPIILELNRHCAKQMTAEVRLEVVPRATHLFEESGALEHAADLAKRWFIAHAGSRAS; from the coding sequence GTGGAGATCCCGGACCTGAGCGGTCACGAGTCGAACATCGACGTCGACGGAGGTTCCGGCCGCGTCGCAGCGATGCTGACCATCCCTAATTCACCTCGCGGCCTGATCGTTTTCGCGCACGGGAGCGGGAGCGGCCGGCATAGCGCGCGCAACCAGGCCGTCGCGCGCGAGCTGAACGACGCCGGCTTTGCGACGCTGCTCGCCGACTTGCTGACGCCTTCAGAGGACGAGCTCGACCGCCGGACGTTCGCCTTGCGCTTCGATATCGAACTCCTCGCTTCGCGCATCCTCGACATCGTGCGTTGGGCGAGCACGGAGCAAGCGACGGCTCGCCTGCGGATCGGCTATTTCGGGGCGAGCACCGGAGCAGCCGCCGTTCTAAGAGCAGCGGCGAAGAAACCCGATAGGATCTTCGCCGTCGTGTCGCGCGGCGGGCGGCCGGATCTGGCCGGGGCTGCGATCGCGAGCGTTCAAGCCCCGACGCTCTTCATCGTCGGCGGCGCCGACCCGATCATCCTCGAGCTCAACCGCCATTGCGCGAAGCAGATGACCGCCGAGGTGCGGCTCGAGGTCGTGCCCCGCGCGACTCACCTGTTCGAAGAGAGCGGCGCGCTCGAGCACGCCGCCGATCTCGCGAAGCGCTGGTTCATCGCCCACGCCGGGTCTAGGGCGTCATGA
- a CDS encoding SpoIIE family protein phosphatase translates to MRSGRTQPSRPVWSALGVAAFCIVVLAFLTIGLALRQTADESFSAQARNRDARGLIFTALKDQLDEETGVRGYQATHDPVFFEPYDAARADMPRTLRALIGDLNALGLSRATTAALDMMKTNRQWTTSVAAPLTSTAPADTLGLEKLGKFYVDHFRLDEKNVDAALSLQSTEFYDESQRQLDYIGALVVIGALIILGVGSIFARLQSRAWDRLAQERNEAEDERRRTAALRSAYETERRIAERFQRALAHRDFPRIPWLEFSATYVPASEEAKVGGDWYDVFALSSDRALVVIGDIAGHGIDAALAMNRVRNAVLSAALFHADSAVILDYVNREVVHDESVIMATATVGIVDSRTNVFEYASAGHPPPVLLATGGPPRMLEVGSLPLGVSESTRYRTNRVESAPGSMLVLYTDGAIERTRDVLEGERRLLEAVKVARDGREPHPASAIYRSVLGGGDRSDDVAILTISVVDERSRWPTHEVRSASSPEPGTPRTSGGPSEGLLARLKMIA, encoded by the coding sequence ATGCGAAGCGGCCGCACGCAACCGTCGCGCCCCGTTTGGTCCGCGCTCGGGGTCGCCGCGTTCTGCATCGTCGTCCTCGCATTTCTCACGATCGGTCTCGCGCTGAGACAAACCGCGGACGAGTCCTTCTCGGCGCAAGCGCGCAATCGCGACGCGCGCGGCTTGATCTTCACCGCGCTCAAAGACCAGCTCGATGAAGAGACGGGCGTTCGAGGGTATCAAGCGACGCACGATCCCGTCTTCTTCGAGCCCTACGACGCAGCCCGCGCCGACATGCCCCGGACGTTGAGGGCGCTTATCGGCGATCTGAACGCGCTCGGGTTGTCCAGAGCTACGACGGCTGCTTTGGACATGATGAAGACGAACAGGCAATGGACGACCTCTGTCGCCGCGCCGCTCACGAGCACGGCTCCGGCCGACACGCTCGGGCTCGAAAAGCTGGGCAAATTCTACGTCGACCACTTCCGTCTAGACGAGAAGAACGTCGACGCCGCGCTCTCGCTCCAGTCGACGGAGTTCTACGACGAGTCGCAGCGGCAGCTCGACTACATCGGCGCGCTCGTCGTCATAGGCGCTCTGATCATCCTCGGCGTCGGCTCGATCTTCGCTCGGCTGCAGTCGCGCGCGTGGGATCGACTCGCGCAGGAACGAAACGAGGCAGAAGACGAGCGCCGGCGCACAGCGGCGCTTCGGTCCGCATACGAGACCGAGCGGCGCATCGCCGAACGTTTTCAGCGGGCGCTCGCGCATCGCGACTTCCCGCGGATCCCATGGCTGGAGTTCTCTGCGACATACGTGCCGGCGTCGGAGGAGGCGAAGGTCGGCGGCGACTGGTACGATGTCTTCGCGCTCAGCTCGGACCGGGCGCTCGTGGTCATCGGCGACATCGCCGGGCACGGCATCGACGCAGCGCTCGCGATGAACCGGGTCCGCAATGCCGTCTTATCCGCGGCGCTCTTCCACGCCGACTCGGCCGTCATCCTCGACTACGTCAATCGAGAGGTCGTACACGACGAGTCCGTGATCATGGCCACGGCGACGGTGGGCATCGTCGATTCCCGCACGAACGTCTTCGAATATGCGAGTGCCGGCCATCCTCCGCCGGTCCTGCTGGCGACCGGCGGCCCACCTCGAATGCTCGAGGTCGGGTCACTGCCGCTCGGCGTCAGCGAGTCGACCAGGTATCGTACGAACCGCGTCGAGAGCGCACCCGGATCGATGCTCGTCCTGTACACCGACGGCGCGATCGAGCGGACGCGCGACGTGCTCGAAGGCGAGCGACGCCTTCTCGAGGCGGTCAAGGTCGCACGCGATGGTCGCGAACCGCATCCCGCCTCGGCGATCTACCGCTCGGTCCTCGGCGGCGGCGACCGGAGTGACGACGTCGCCATCCTGACGATCTCGGTCGTCGACGAAAGAAGCCGCTGGCCGACACACGAGGTCCGATCGGCGTCGTCGCCGGAGCCTGGCACGCCGCGGACTTCGGGCGGCCCTTCGGAAGGCTTGCTCGCGCGCTTGAAGATGATAGCGTGA
- a CDS encoding STAS domain-containing protein — MKTNEPAAVVRLDGELDVSRKGELRSALQGALQARSVLLDLAGVTYADSTALVELLHFCNDLKAAHVPVALVIVAPQFARLISYAGLDQAFAVFVERDAALAYLAAQA, encoded by the coding sequence GTGAAGACTAACGAACCGGCCGCGGTCGTGCGGCTCGACGGAGAGCTCGACGTCTCGCGCAAAGGCGAACTGCGCTCGGCCTTGCAGGGCGCGCTCCAGGCTCGATCGGTGCTTCTCGATCTTGCCGGCGTGACGTACGCCGACTCGACCGCGCTCGTCGAGCTCTTGCACTTCTGCAACGATCTCAAAGCGGCGCACGTGCCGGTCGCACTCGTCATCGTCGCTCCGCAATTCGCAAGGCTCATAAGCTACGCTGGGCTCGACCAGGCTTTCGCCGTTTTCGTCGAACGCGATGCCGCGCTCGCGTACTTGGCGGCTCAGGCATGA
- a CDS encoding ATP-binding protein: protein MNVSTELRVRRKAQPRAASLLRHALDAFLAANEIDSDTRIDIVTAVGEALANSIEHAYSPDKVGDVELHARICEAEPRIAVDIIDGGRFIKRAPRPHGGFGLRIIKTAARTMRIDTSAGTAIRLEFDSARA, encoded by the coding sequence ATGAACGTTTCGACGGAGCTGCGAGTCCGGCGCAAGGCGCAGCCGCGTGCGGCGTCGCTTCTTCGACATGCGCTGGACGCGTTCTTGGCCGCGAACGAGATCGACTCCGACACGCGCATCGACATCGTCACGGCGGTCGGCGAAGCCTTAGCGAACTCGATCGAGCACGCGTATTCGCCGGACAAGGTCGGTGATGTCGAGCTGCACGCCAGGATCTGCGAAGCAGAACCACGCATCGCCGTCGACATCATCGACGGCGGACGATTCATCAAACGCGCCCCGCGGCCGCACGGCGGCTTCGGCCTGCGCATCATAAAGACGGCGGCGCGGACGATGCGCATCGACACGAGCGCCGGTACGGCGATCCGCCTCGAGTTCGACTCCGCTCGCGCGTAA
- a CDS encoding serine hydrolase domain-containing protein, protein MSTISAAALAYARKHDLHALVVSRDGRVVDEAYGDGHDGSTPHPLYSGAKSFWGVAAMLAQSDGLLELDERVAQTFPAWGLEPWKSEVTLRELLQLTSGIGFGGMGLAVPTYAKALDVELKNEPGSKFTYGGIPLQVFGAVLARKLAASGETPHDYLTRRILDPIGLRIDKWRTLGDGTKPLPTGAFIAPLEWIKYGQFVCERHADFAPCFKGSKANTRYGLGWWLGAKNAPDDLFYASGAAGQAMYVIPSRGLVIVHFAKSSSYKHDAFLKLVFASGG, encoded by the coding sequence ATGAGCACGATTTCAGCCGCAGCGCTCGCGTACGCGCGCAAACACGATCTGCACGCACTCGTCGTCTCTCGCGATGGCCGCGTCGTCGATGAAGCCTACGGCGATGGTCACGACGGATCGACGCCGCACCCGCTCTACAGCGGCGCCAAGAGTTTTTGGGGCGTCGCGGCAATGCTCGCACAAAGCGACGGCCTGCTCGAACTCGACGAGCGCGTCGCGCAGACGTTCCCCGCCTGGGGCCTCGAGCCGTGGAAGAGCGAAGTGACGCTGCGCGAGCTCCTGCAGCTCACGAGCGGGATCGGCTTCGGCGGCATGGGCCTCGCGGTCCCCACATATGCCAAAGCGCTCGATGTCGAACTGAAGAACGAGCCCGGCTCGAAGTTCACCTACGGCGGCATACCCCTCCAGGTATTCGGCGCCGTGCTGGCGCGCAAGCTCGCGGCGTCGGGCGAGACGCCGCATGACTATCTCACGCGCCGCATCCTCGACCCGATCGGTCTTCGCATCGACAAGTGGCGAACGCTCGGCGACGGCACCAAGCCGCTGCCGACCGGCGCGTTCATCGCGCCGCTCGAGTGGATCAAGTATGGGCAGTTCGTCTGCGAACGGCACGCGGATTTCGCGCCATGTTTCAAAGGCTCGAAAGCGAATACGCGCTACGGTCTTGGCTGGTGGCTCGGCGCGAAGAACGCCCCCGACGATCTCTTCTATGCGAGCGGAGCGGCAGGCCAAGCGATGTACGTCATCCCCTCGCGCGGACTCGTCATCGTGCACTTCGCGAAGTCGTCATCCTACAAGCACGACGCGTTTCTCAAGCTGGTCTTCGCGTCCGGCGGCTGA
- a CDS encoding DUF2461 domain-containing protein has translation MAKTEDAKHFTGFSKAGMRFLADLAKHNDRSWFLPRKHIYETELLEPLQALVADTSEALRKAKIPIGAVPTKSIFRIYRDIRFSRDKSPYKTNLGAYLASTSGGPDESPGGIYIHIQPKRSFMAVAFYELDKERLNRWRTAMAKDPKAFQTMLRALERSGLEISQGHEALKRMPRGFEAQADTPTADYFRLGSFTTGEDLSDSDVASRRLISRVVALAKKAKPLLAYGAKIG, from the coding sequence ATGGCCAAGACCGAAGACGCGAAGCATTTCACCGGCTTTTCGAAAGCCGGCATGCGCTTTCTCGCCGATCTTGCGAAGCACAACGATCGCTCGTGGTTCTTGCCGCGCAAACACATCTACGAGACCGAGCTGCTCGAACCGCTGCAAGCGCTCGTCGCGGATACGTCCGAGGCGCTGCGCAAGGCGAAGATCCCCATCGGCGCGGTCCCGACCAAGTCGATATTCCGGATCTACCGCGACATCCGGTTCTCGCGCGACAAGAGCCCGTACAAGACGAACCTCGGCGCGTATCTCGCGTCCACGAGCGGCGGACCGGACGAGTCGCCCGGCGGCATCTACATCCACATCCAGCCGAAGCGATCATTCATGGCCGTCGCCTTCTACGAGCTCGACAAAGAACGGCTCAACCGCTGGCGCACCGCGATGGCGAAGGATCCGAAGGCCTTCCAGACGATGTTGCGTGCGCTCGAGCGAAGCGGCCTTGAGATCTCGCAGGGGCACGAAGCGCTCAAGCGCATGCCGCGCGGCTTCGAAGCACAGGCCGACACTCCGACCGCGGACTACTTCCGCCTCGGATCCTTCACGACCGGCGAAGACCTGTCGGACTCCGACGTCGCGAGCAGACGGCTTATCAGCCGCGTCGTAGCGCTCGCGAAAAAGGCGAAACCGCTGTTGGCTTATGGAGCGAAGATCGGCTAG